One Euwallacea similis isolate ESF13 chromosome 26, ESF131.1, whole genome shotgun sequence genomic window carries:
- the Stt3A gene encoding dolichyl-diphosphooligosaccharide--protein glycosyltransferase subunit STT3A, translated as MWFFEKKVPQGSAQELKKQETLLTISILALAAVLSFATRLFSVLRFESVIHEFDPYFNYRTTKYLAENGFYAFHNWFDDRAWYPLGRIIGGTIYPGLMVTSVFLFRLGQFLHIDINIRNVCVFLAPLFSSLTTLITYLLTKEIFDKGAGLTAAAFVAIVPGYISRSVAGSYDNEGIAIFCMLLTYYAWIKAVKTGTIKWGTLAALAYFYMVSSWGGYVFLINLIPLHVLTLMITGRFSHRIYVAYSTLYCVGTILSMQISFVGFQPVQSSEHMLALGVFGLCQIHAFVDYLKKKLNSSDFDMLISFSISTIGAVLAIGLIFLSLSGKVAPWTGRFYALLDPSYAKNHIPIIASVSEHQPTAWSSFFFDLHVLAMLIPAGLYLCFKDATDAKFFLALYGATAVYFAGVMVRLMLVLAPAACALSGAGLSRLLSRFLTPLPTAQRRSKAVTTSNENRSVVATAFAVLSIAILTTYTMHCTWVTSEAYSSPSIVLSARSHDGSRIIFDDFREAYGWLKFNTPEDARIMSWWDYGYQITAMANRTVLVDNNTWNNTHISRVGQAMASGEEKALEIMRELDVDYVLVIFGGLTGYSSDDINKFLWMVRIGGSTEKGKHIHESNYYSPSGEFRVDKDGATALHNCLMYKMCYYRFGKVHTEGGKPPGWDRVRGAEIGNKDFELDVLEEAYTTEHWLVRIYKVKDLPNRGSL; from the exons ATGTggttttttgagaaaaaggtaCCCCAGGGCTCTGCCCAGGAACTAAAGAAGCAAGAAACATTGCTAACCATATCAATCTTAGCTTTAGCTGCAGTTCTAT CATTTGCAACAAGGTTGTTCTCAGTTCTCCGCTTTGAGTCCGTAATTCATGAATTTGATCCTTACTTCAACTATCGAACCACCAAGTATTTAGCCGAAAATGGCTTTTATGCCTTTCACAATTGGTTCGATGATAGAGCATG GTACCCATTAGGGAGAATAATTGGAGGCACAATTTATCCAGGACTGATGGTTACATCAGTATTCCTCTTCCGTCTGGGACAGTTTTTGCATATCGATATAAATATAAGAAATGTCTGTGTATTTCTAGCTCCACTGTTCTCTTCCCTTACTACTCTTATAACATATTTACTAACAAAAGAG ATATTTGATAAAGGTGCAGGTCTAACAGCAGCAGCCTTTGTGGCAATAGTGCCAGGGTATATCAGTCGATCTGTAGCAGGCAGTTATGACAATGAAGGCATTGCCATTTTCTGTATGCTCCTAACCTACTATGCATGGATTAAAGCTGTGAAGACTGGCACCATAAAATGGGGCACTTTAGCTGCCCTGGCCTACTTTTATATGGTCTCCTCATGGGGTGGATATGTGTtccttattaatttaattccatTGCATGTCCTTACACTTATGATTACGGGGCGGTTTTCACACAGAATTTATGTAGCTTATAGCACATTGTATTGTGTGGGCACCATTCTGTCTATGCAAATATCCTTTGTGGGGTTCCAGCCAGTGCAAAGTTCTGAACATATGTTG GCTTTAGGAGTGTTTGGCCTGTGTCAAATCCATGCTTTTGTGGATTACttaaaaaagaagttaaaTAGCTCAGATTTTGATatgttaatttcattttctatcaGCACTATAGGTGCAGTATTGGCTATTGGGTTAATATTCCTGTCTTTATCTGGGAAAGTGGCCCCCTGGACTGGCAGATTTTATGCCCTTTTAGACCCCTCATATGCCAAA AATCACATTCCGATTATCGCTTCCGTTTCCGAGCATCAACCCACAGCGTGgtcttcatttttctttgatcTGCATGTACTGGCCATGCTGATACCTGCAGGGCTCTATTTGTGCTTCAAAGACGCCACTGATGCCAAGTTTTTCTTGGCCCTGTATGGTGCCACAGCTGTGTATTTTGCCGGTGTCATG GTTCGGCTTATGTTAGTGCTAGCTCCAGCCGCTTGCGCTTTATCCGGAGCCGGTTTAAGCAGGTTGCTAAGCAGGTTTCTAACGCCTTTACCTACAGCCCAAAGGCGATCAAAG GCTGTTACTACAAGTAACGAAAATAGAAGTGTCGTAGCGACTGCTTTTGCGGTGCTTTCCATCGCCATTTTGACCACTTATACCATGCATTGCACTTGGGTGACGAGTGAGGCTTACAGCTCTCCTTCCATAGTGTTGAGTGCACGGTCTCATGATGGGTCCAGAATCATATTTGACGATTTTAGAGAG GCTTATGGTTGGTTGAAATTCAACACTCCCGAAGATGCCCGCATCATGTCTTGGTGGGACTACGGCTACCAAATCACCGCAATGGCAAATCGAACCGTTTTAGTCGACAATAACACTTGGAATAATACTCACATCAGTCGGGTTGGTCAGGCAATGGCGAGCGGGGAAGAAAAAGCTTTGGAAATAATGCGAGAACTTGACGTGGACTATGTCCTGGTGATATTCGGCGGGCTTACCGGGTATTCGTCCGACGACATCAATAAATTCCTATGGATGGTTCGAATTG GTGGCAGTACTGAGAAGGGTAAACACATACACGAATCCAACTATTATTCTCCTTCGGGAGAGTTCCGAGTAGACAAAGACGGGGCCACAGCCTTGCATAACTGTTTAATGTACAAAATGTGCTATTATCGATTCGGAAAAGTCCATACTGAGGGAGGCAAGCCTCCTGGTTGGGACAGAGTTAGAG GAGCCGAGATAGGGAATAAAGACTTCGAACTGGACGTGTTAGAAGAGGCCTACACTACAGAGCACTGGCTTGTGCGAATATACAAAGTGAAAGATCTACCCAATCGAGGATCGTTGTAA
- the LOC136417118 gene encoding cuticle protein AM1274-like yields the protein MKVLVILAISLLGVSVAQRRPIPQGFQQIDESEDQKLQGTNDVPQQEDRSHHRELATPIPILRFDKEQGNDGSYKALWETGNNIVAHEEGFLKTLGPDPDEEGSVLAAQVQQGSYSYTAPDGQLIKLDYIADEKGFHPIGDHLPTPPPVSPEVQKGLDLIFAGIKAQQEADEREKPQGQQQNPNLIEPEYNNGQYRQ from the exons ATGAAAGTTTTG GTGATTCTCGCCATCAGCCTGTTGGGGGTCTCCGTGGCCCAGCGACGCCCGATACCTCAAGGGTTTCAGCAGATCGATGAGAGCGAAGACCAAAAGCTGCAGGGGACCAATGATGTGCCTCAGCAGGAAGACCGCTCCCATCATAGGGAGCTCGCGACCCCCATTCCGATTCTGAGATTTGACAAGGAGCAAGGGAATGATGGGTCGTATAAAGCATTGTGGGAGACCGGCAATAACATCGTCGCCCACGAAGAGGGATTTCTGAAGACCCTCGGTCCTGACCCTGACGAGGAGGGCAGTGTTCTGGCTGCACAAGTGCAACAAG GTTCCTACTCGTACACCGCTCCAGACGGCCAGCTGATCAAACTAGATTACATTGCTGACGAGAAGGGATTCCACCCCATCGGGGACCATCTGCCCACCCCCCCTCCAGTGAGCCCAGAGGTGCAGAAGGGCCTGGACTTGATCTTCGCAGGGATTAAGGCTCAGCAG GAGGCGGACGAGAGAGAGAAACCTCAAGGGCAGCAGCAAAATCCCAATTTAATCGAGCCGGAGTACAACAACGGCCAGTACAGACAATAG
- the LOC136417116 gene encoding uncharacterized protein, protein MWMAPPGIGSSSEHVLDISPQSKNVVVLDGGFATQLSCHVSQPIDGDVLWSSRFLASDPEAVIDTHLDFLRAGADVIITNTYQAGIDLFVKHLNVSKEAAYDLIRKAAQLAHIAVERYMVEFPNAKKPLVAGSVGPYGASLHDGSEYNGSYAATTSVETMRNWHIPRINALIDGGVDLLAIETIPCRVEAEMLVKLLQEKYPQVKAWLSFSAASDGKHTAYGEPFQEVAKACYELNPEQIVAVGANCTAPRLIESLIAGINTKKSNQIPLIVYPNSGESYTVEMGWINRDKCEPVETYITRWLDLGVTWVGGCCRTYAIDVTRIRREVEKWKQGHRC, encoded by the exons ATGTGG ATGGCTCCTCCGGGAATTGGCAGCTCATCTGAACATGTCTTGGATATCTCACCTCAATCCAAGAACGTGGTGGTATTGGACGGGGGATTTGCTACTCAGCTAAGTTGTCACGTTTCACAACCGATCGACGGGGATGTCTTATGGAGTTCCAGGTTTCTGGCCTCAGACCCAGAGGCAGTTATAGATACGCATTTAGACTTTTTACGCG CTGGGGCAGACGTTATCATCACAAATACATACCAAGCGGGCATAGACTTATTCGTCAAGCACTTAAACGTGTCCAAGGAGGCTGCTTATGATCTAATTAGGAAGGCCGCTCAACTGGCACATATCGCTGTGGAGCGCTACATGGTAGAATTCCCCAATGCCA AAAAACCTTTGGTGGCAGGCTCAGTGGGCCCCTATGGAGCTTCCTTGCACGACGGCTCTGAGTATAACGGATCATATGCCGCTACCACCTCAGTGGAAACAATGAGGAATTGGCATATACCCCGCATCAACGCCCTTATTGATGGGGGCGTTGATTTGCTGGCAATTGAAACAATACCTTGTAGAGTAGAAGCCGAAATGCTAGTCAAATTACTCCAGGAAAAGTACCCTCAAGTCAAAGCTTGGCTATCATTTAGCGCCGCT TCGGACGGCAAACATACTGCTTACGGAGAACCCTTTCAAGAAGTAGCAAAAGCCTGTTATGAACTGAATCCTGAACAAATTGTGGCTGTGGGAGCCAATTGTACGGCTCCGCGACTGATCGAATCTCTTATAGCCGGCATCAATACCAAAAAATCCAACCAAATTCCGCTTATTGTTTATCCAAACAGTGGAGAGAGCTACACGGTTGAAATGGG ATGGATAAACCGAGACAAATGCGAACCTGTAGAAACGTACATCACACGATGGCTCGATTTAGGCGTCACCTGGGTAGGGGGTTGTTGCCGTACTTATGCCATAGACGTAACTAGAATACGTAGAGAGGTAGAGAAGTGGAAACAGGGCCATCGGTGTTGA
- the MED11 gene encoding mediator of RNA polymerase II transcription subunit 11: protein MAAPMERIQLLDSIEKDIITCLNSAGQVFLELSKEKSSLKQAENHTQTFLKTLGAVENKLTDQINYLTQVSTGQPHEGSGYASQKVLQMAWHRLEHAKSRVNELEKIKLRHSQGRSGQPRLMQSQPQMQPGMAGSALNPSQIQSQST from the exons atGGCAGCACCAATGGAACGCATCCAACTCTTAGATTCCATAGAAAAAGACATTATCACTTGTTTAAATAGCGCTG GACAAGTGTTTTTGGAGTTAAGTAAGGAGAAATCCAGTTTAAAACAAGCCGAAAATCATACCCAAACCTTCCTAAAAACCCTGGGTGCGGTGGAGAACAAACTCACTGATCAAATTAACTATCTAACTCAAGTCTCAACTGGGCAGCCCCATGAAGGCTCTGGATATGCTTCACAGAAAGTTTTGCAAATGGCCTGGCATAGGCTTGAACATGCCAAGTCAAGAGTAAATGAATTGGAGAAGATTAAGCTAAGACACTCACAAGGAAGATCTGGTCAGCCACGACTCATGCAATCTCAACCTCAAATGCAACCTGGCATGGCAGGATCTGCATTGAATCCCTCTCAGATTCAGTCTCAGTCCACATGA
- the Ppt2 gene encoding lysosomal thioesterase PPT2 homolog — translation MYKTVISLIIFSLYVLNVFCYKPVILLHGILTGPESMELIKARIQEKHPGTITYNIESFGGWSSLDNMNYQVKKISEEFNNYTSMHPDGIHLLGYSQGALLARTLLQNNPNHTIQTFISLSGPQAGQYGTQFLHLYFPGVALETAFELFYSRVGQHTSVGNYWNDPYHNKLYIEYSQYLPFVNNEIPSNSSQQFKAALTKLKTMVLIGGPDDNVITPWQSSQFGYYDANGTVINFMERDIYKDDKIGLKTLLQKKKLKILTVPGMNHFDWHRNVSVVDSYILPYLD, via the exons ATGTACAAAACAGTCATATCATTAATCATCTTTTCGCTTTACGTTCTAAATGTATTTTGTTATAAACCTGTGATCCTACTCCATGGGATCTTGACTGGACCCGAAAGTATGGAACTGATAAAAGCCAGAATTCAAGag AAACACCCAGGAACAATAACATACAATATAGAAAGTTTTGGTGGCTGGTCTAGCCTTGACAATATGAActatcaagtaaaaaaaattagtgaagaATTTAACAATTACACTTCAATGCATCCTGATGGGATTCATCTACTCGGATACTCTCAAGGAGCTCTACTGGCCAGGACCCTACTACAGAACAACCCTAATCATACAATCCAAACATTTATCTCTCTAAGTGGACCACAAGCTGGTCAATATGGCA CCCAGTTTTTGCACCTGTATTTCCCAGGTGTAGCCCTAGAGACAGcctttgaattattttattctagAGTAGGTCAACATACTTCAGTAGGAAATTACTGGAATGACCCTTACCACAATAAGCTTTACATAGAGTACTCTCAATATCTGCcttttgttaataatgaaataccCTCAAATAGTAGTCAGCAATTTAAAGCTGctttaactaaattaaaaaccatGGTCCTTATTGGGGGCCCTGATGACAATGTGATAACTCCCTGGCAATCAAG CCAATTTGGCTATTATGATGCAAATGGGACTGTGATAAATTTTATGGAGAGGGACATTTATAAAGATGATAAAATTGGGCTCAAAACTTTGCTCCAGAAGAAGAAACTCAAGATTTTAACAGTACCAGGAATGAATCATTTTGACTGGCATCGCAATGTTTCTGTAGTTGATAGTTATATTTTACCATATTTGGATTAA
- the Taf10 gene encoding transcription initiation factor TFIID subunit 10, with protein MNNQNFDDKMDEDTPITLGQPLSDFLLQLEDYTPTIPDAVTAYYLRSSGFEPKDPRLLRLISIAAQKFISDIANDALQHCKTRTSNSGASHGSSSKAAKGIKDKKYCLTMEDLTPALAEFGIVIKKPHYYV; from the exons ATGAATAACCAGAATTTTGACGATAAAATGGACGAAGATACTCCGATAACCCTAGGCCAGCCCCTAAGTGATTTCTTATTGCAACTGGAAGACTACACTCCAACT ATTCCAGATGCTGTAACCGCCTACTATCTTCGTTCATCCGGATTTGAGCCCAAGGACCCCAGACTTTTAAGGCTAATCTCAATTGCAGCCCAAAAATTCATCTCTGACATCGCTAATGATGCCCTACAGCACTGCAAGACAAGAACTTCTAATTCTGGAGCTAGCCATGGAAGCAGCTCGAAG gCAGCTAAAGgtattaaagataaaaagtaTTGTTTAACCATGGAGGATCTGACACCAGCATTAGCCGAGTTTGGTATTGTTATTAAGAAACCTCATTATTAtgtttaa
- the Pi4KIIalpha gene encoding phosphatidylinositol 4-kinase type 2-beta — protein MSASEKVGILVNTGPELDRTPHPTPLSVVVCHSSDGEDVPLVPEVAFDTNLDSPGINRESQPLLGGLEVSYNQFPDDAEFSELVSQAEAAIDNAIFPERISQGSSGSYFVKNPSGKIIAVFKPKDEEPYGRLNPKWTKWMHKLCCPCCFGRSCLIPNQGYLSEAAAYLVDNKLGLNIVPKTKVVKLVSDTFNYLRIDRQKARVKRAIMEQFPNVGLRFNRIGLPPKVGSFQVFVDNYKDAHYWLSKFEMEPLPPPLAKKFQLQFERLVVLDYIIRNTDRGNDNWLIRYDQPTIVNNTTVSERVELSDSTDWSVVHMPEIKIAAIDNGLAFPYKHPDSWRAYPYHWAWLPQAKVPFGKEIKDLVLPLLSDMNFVQDLCDDLYLLFKQDKGFDKTLYERQMSVVRGQILNLTQALKDGKSPVQLVQMPAVVVEKSHGHQPRFLSFTQRFQDKSPFFSWC, from the exons ATGAGTGCTAGTGAAAAGGTCGGCATTTTGGTAAACACTGGCCCTGAGCTGGATCGCACTCCCCACCCGACACCTCTATCAGTTGTGGTATGTCACAGTAGTGACGGGGAAGACGTACCTTTGGTGCCAGAAGTAGCATTCGACACAAACTTGGATTCCCCAGGCATCAACCGAGAGTCTCAGCCCCTGCTCGGGGGGCTTGAGGTCTCTTACAACCAGTTTCCTG ACGATGCAGAGTTTAGTGAATTAGTGTCTCAGGCTGAAGCTGCAATTGATAATGCAATATTTCCAGAAAGGATTTCCCAAGGATCAAGTGGgtcatattttgttaaaaatccaTCAGGG AAAATAATTGCTGTCTTCAAACCAAAAGATGAAGAGCCTTATGGCAGGCTGAATCCAAAATGGACCAAATGGATGCACAAATTGTGCTGTCCTTGTTGCTTTGGGCGCTCCTGTCTCATCCCCAATCAGGGATACCTCTCAGAGGCTGCTGCATATTTGGTAGATAACAAATTAGGGCTCAATATTGTTCCAAAAACCAAA GTAGTGAAATTGGTATCAGACACTTTCAATTATTTGAGGATAGATAGGCAAAAGGCTAGAGTAAAGAGAGCTATAATGGAACAGTTTCCCAATGTAGGATTGAGGTTTAATAGGATAGGGTTACCTCCAAAAGTGGGGTCTTTTCAGGTGTTTGTAGACAACTACAAAGACGCCCATTATTggctttcaaaatttgaaatggaaCCTTTGCCACCCCCTTTAGCCAAGAAATTTCAGTTACAGTTTGAACGACTAGTTGTGTTAGATTACATTATTAGAAATACTGATAGGGGCAATGATAACTGGCTGATAAG ATATGACCAGCCAACCATAGTCAATAACACGACAGTTAGCGAGCGAGTGGAGCTGAGTGATTCCACTGATTGGAGTGTTGTACATATGCCAGAAATTAAAATCGCCGCCATTGATAATGGTTTGGCGTTTCCGTACAAACACCCAGATAGTTGGCGAGCCTATCCTTATCACTGGGCTTGGCTGCCTCAAGCCAAAGTGCCTTTTGGCAAGGAAATCAAGGATTTGGTGCTGCCTTTGCTAAGTGATATGAATTTTGTACAG GATTTATGTGATGATTTATATCTCCTCTTCAAACAAGATAAAGGATTCGACAAGACCTTATATGAACGCCAGATGTCTGTAGTGCGGGgccaaattttgaatttgacacAAGCTCTCAAAGATGGAAAATCGCCCGTTCAGTTGGTTCAAATGCCCGCGGTTGTTGTCGAAAA ATCACATGGTCATCAGCCAAGGTTTTTAAGTTTCACGCAACGCTTCCAAGATAAAAGCCCATTCTTTTCCTGGTGTTAA
- the NdufA3 gene encoding uncharacterized protein NdufA3, producing the protein MATSATANRGLVALIKRGWNEIPEIMGSGVHALIGLGVMVYACKVYYENDGNNRRYRSTYVVLRHDDPKVPTLKTHCDITSRP; encoded by the exons ATGGCGACGAGTGCGACAGCAAATCGGGGTCTAGTAGCCCTCATTAAAAGAGGTTGGAACGAAATCCCTGAAATCATGGGTAGTGGGGTCCACGCTTTGATTG GACTAGGGGTTATGGTCTATGCTTGCAAAGTGTATTATGAAAACGATGGGAACAACAGGCGTTATAGATCCACTTATGTAGTCCTTCGACATGATGACCCAAAAGTACCAACATTAAAAACCCATTGTGATATTACTTCCAGGCCCTAG
- the LOC136417123 gene encoding MFS-type transporter SLC18B1-like, producing the protein MAATKESSPDSIAGASSSSAGFSSNSSNLEIYRKPRRSKSLSHLMVENYTAGEIRMIKERLLRTNSHLPTVTIKSFTGSQKATLAMLALVDFFCFCSMSIMAPYFPKEAAEKGLSATMSGIVFSFYALVMFLSSPVFGKIIPKLGAKLVFLVGMFVAGSCNILFGLLEYVTNYTAFTTLCLLIRGFEALGSSAFSTASYVFVVNKFPNHISSVIGILETFVGLGMSTGPVLGGFLYSLGGFGLPFFVLGVAMISIVPLNMCLFPPGEFDGGANKKTTVFKLIRVPTVFITGMVVVVISSTWAFLDPTLEPHLRQFNLSPEKVGLIFLLFSGLYGLSSPGWGWLADKINNHWSMMVIGLFSSTIGLLLLGPTPYIPGIPSAIWVNLVALSILGISVALALMPTFQGVLNSAIDGGCSDDIATYGVVAGIWSSMYSLGEVIGPTLGGTLLQYYGFPVSSTVMAGGTFFMAFITFFFFIFKSTQESELGTDSGLSVDSWASDASGVSAESAPLLSNSNYCAYSLERENKFFGWHGERIEKEIS; encoded by the exons ATGGCAGCCACCAAGGAATCATCTCCTGATAGCATAGCGGGCGCCAGTTCCAGCAGCGCTGGTTTCTCATCCAATTCCAGTAATTTGGAGATATACAGGAAGCCTCGCAGAAGCAAATCTTTGTCCCATTTAATGGTAGAGAATTACACCGCTGGGGAGATTAGGATGATAAAGGAGAGACTTTTACG GACTAACTCACACCTCCCTACAGTGACAATAAAATCATTCACGGGGTCTCAGAAGGCCACCCTAGCGATGCTGGCTTTAGTGGATTTCTTCTGCTTCTGCTCCATGTCCATTATGGCCCCTTACTTCCCTAAAGAGGCGGCTGAGAAAGGTCTTTCGGCCACTATGTCTGGAATAGTTTTTAGCTTCTACGCTCTAGTTATGTTCCTGTCTTCACCAGTATTTGGGAAAATT ATCCCGAAATTAGGGGCAAAACTCGTGTTTCTAGTCGGCATGTTTGTTGCTGGTAGCTGCAATATACTATTTGG ATTGCTAGAGTATGTCACCAACTACACGGCTTTCACGACGTTGTGCTTACTAATCAGAGGATTCGAAGCCCTGGGTTCCAGTGCGTTTTCCACTGCCAGCTACGTCTttgttgttaataaatttcccaATCACATTAGCTCAGTTATA GGCATCCTAGAAACTTTCGTAGGACTAGGTATGAGTACCGGACCAGTATTAGGGGGATTTTTATATTCG CTAGGAGGATTTGGTTTGCCATTCTTCGTATTGGGAGTGGCCATGATTTCCATAGTACCCCTTAACATGTGCCTCTTTCCGCCTGGAG AATTCGATGGTGGGGCAAATAAGAAAACTACAGTATTCAAGTTAATACGAGTACCTACAGTTTTTATCACAGGGATGGTGGTGGTGGTTATTTCAAGCACATGGGCCTTCTTAGACCCCACCTTGGAACCCCACTTGCGGCAA TTTAACTTATCTCCTGAGAAAGTGGGTCTAATATTTCTGCTCTTCTCCGGGCTCTACGGCTTGTCCAGTCCAGGTTGGGGATGGCTAGCCGACAAGATCAACAACCATTGGTCTATGATGGTTATTGGCTTATTTAGCTCCACCATTGGGCTGCTGCTCTTAGGCCCCACTCCGTATATACCCGGAATTCCTAG CGCCATTTGGGTTAACTTAGTGGCCCTGTCCATACTGGGGATCTCTGTAGCTTTGGCATTAATGCCTACATTCCAGGGAGTGCTCAATAGCGCAAT TGATGGAGGATGCAGCGATGATATAGCCACATATGGAGTGGTCGCAGGAATTTGGTCAAGCATGTACTCTCTGGGTGAAGTCATCGGACCTACTCTGGGAGGCACTCTCCTGCAGTACTACGGTTTTCCAGTGTCCTCAACTGTTATGGCTGGCGGCACCTTTTTTATGGCAT tcatcacattttttttcttcatcttcaaATCGACTCAAGAGAGCGAATTGGGAACTGATAGCGGCTTAAGTGTAGATTCTTGGGCAAGCGATGCGAGTGGGGTTAGCGCTGAATCGGCCCCCCTTTTGTCGAATTCCAATTATTGCGCATATTCGCTGGAAAgggaaaataagttttttggcTGGCATGGAGAACGAATCGAAAAGGAAatcagttaa
- the LOC136417030 gene encoding protein Wnt-11b-1-like, with protein sequence MMMATTPKTTTWFSVGCFLIFFVGLLGMAEGIKWLSLQHSHLNWNVTSVNSNHGRGIRSGVRSPCTLARRRYGLVKIQAKLCRTSMETMPHIQNAASLASDTCRKIFSDRRWNCSSIATAPILTPDLTRATREQAYVYAISSAALTYTLARACSSGNLHQCTCAGRPTGPEAENFQWGGCGDNVRWASQFAKRFIDNVEKHILVKKEKSRRAQDATKEEELSKIPRNEAALVNLHNNRVGRKVITSTLHTQCKCHGVSGSCNIKTCWKALPSMQEIGLQLLQKYTTAKEVSKTVVDRFDMKAGKKVATSDQLVYMSKSPDYCTKDEKLGSFGTIGRHCNVSSTGLDSCRILCCGRGYRTVVEEKIERCQCKFYNCCYVKCKICRTMTQVYECL encoded by the exons ATGATGATGGCAACCACCCCGAAAACTACGACATGGTTTTCCGTTGgttgttttttgattttcttcgTCGGGTTGCTAGGGATGGCCGAGGGCATTAAGTGGCT GTCCCTGCAACACTCGCACCTCAATTGGAACGTCACTTCCGTCAACAGCAACCATGGGCGTGGTATCCGATCAGGGGTGAGGTCTCCATGTACTTTGGCGAGAAGGAG gtATGGTCTGGTCAAGATCCAGGCAAAATTGTGCAGGACTTCAATGGAGACTATGCCGCACATCCAGAATGCCGCCTCTTTGGCTTCGGACACGTGCAGAAAGATTTTCAGCGACAGGAGATGGAATTGCTCCTCTATAGCAACCGCTCCCATTCTAACCCCTGATTTGACGAGAG CTACACGTGAGCAGGCTTACGTATACGCCATCAGTTCAGCAGCGCTTACCTACACCCTGGCTAGAGCCTGTTCCAGTGGCAATTTGCATCAGTGCACCTGCGCGGGTCGACCTACTGGACCCGAAGCTGAGAATTTCCAATGGGGAGGCTGCGGGGATAATGTCAG GTGGGCCTCGCAATTCGCCAAACGATTCATCGACAATGTGGAAAAACACATCTTGGTTAAAAAGGAGAAAAGTCGGAGGGCACAAGATGCCACGAAAGAGGAGGAATTAAGTAAGATACCCAGGAACGAGGCCGCACTAGTCAACTTACACAACAACCGAGTAGGCAGAAAA GTAATTACATCTACATTACACACTCAGTGTAAATGTCACGGGGTGTCTGGGTCTTGCAATATAAAAACTTGCTGGAAGGCTTTGCCATCCATGCAGGAAATCGGACTGCAACTGCTACAAAAATACACCACCGCaaaagaagtttcaaaaacGGTGGTAGACCGATTCGACATGAAGGCGGGGAAAAAGGTAGCCACCTCCGATCAGCTTGTCTACATGTCCAAATCGCCGGATTATTGCACCAAAGATGAAAAACTGGGCAGTTTCGGCACCATTGGACG GCACTGTAATGTCTCCTCCACTGGGCTGGACAGTTGCAGGATTCTATGCTGCGGACGCGGTTATCGCACG